A genomic stretch from Flavobacterium sp. KS-LB2 includes:
- a CDS encoding response regulator transcription factor, whose protein sequence is MKLLIVEDEPNLSSIIRKGFSEKNHEVSVALDGTTALDLLSNHNFDVVILDVMLPDINGIEICRRLRAAENFVPILLLTALGSTENIINGLNSGADDYLLKPFKFLELDARVNALSRRAGQVQKPNEIISIADLQINSKTKSVTRNGDSIVLTAKEFKLLYYLAINSESILSREQLLDNVWDINFDMNTNVIDVYINYLRKKIDKPYETKLIHTMKGLGYVLKL, encoded by the coding sequence ATGAAGTTATTAATTGTTGAAGATGAACCAAATCTTTCGTCTATTATCCGTAAAGGATTTTCAGAAAAAAACCACGAAGTAAGTGTTGCACTTGATGGTACAACTGCATTAGATTTGCTTTCGAATCACAATTTTGATGTGGTGATATTAGATGTAATGTTACCTGACATTAATGGAATTGAAATTTGTAGACGTTTGAGAGCTGCTGAAAACTTTGTTCCAATTTTACTTTTAACTGCTTTAGGAAGTACTGAAAATATAATCAACGGATTGAATTCTGGTGCCGATGATTACTTATTAAAACCGTTTAAATTTTTAGAACTTGATGCAAGAGTTAATGCACTTTCTAGAAGAGCCGGACAAGTACAAAAACCGAATGAAATCATAAGCATTGCTGATCTTCAAATCAATTCAAAAACAAAATCTGTGACCAGAAATGGAGATTCCATTGTATTGACAGCTAAAGAATTTAAATTATTGTATTACCTAGCCATCAACTCTGAATCTATTTTATCCCGTGAACAACTTTTAGACAATGTGTGGGATATTAATTTCGATATGAATACTAATGTAATTGATGTTTATATTAATTATTTAAGAAAAAAAATTGACAAACCATACGAAACTAAACTGATTCACACCATGAAAGGTTTAGGTTATGTACTGAAACTATAA
- a CDS encoding DUF983 domain-containing protein: MSNSIVHILNNDCPHCLKGKVFNEKSIFFNFGFPKMNEYCSHCNYKFEKEPGYFFGAMYVNYGLTVAQGIATYVIAQFFFKETFDLRIIPIIAVVILAMASINIRLSRLLWIYMFKNYSM, translated from the coding sequence ATGTCAAATTCTATTGTACATATCTTGAATAATGATTGCCCTCATTGTCTTAAAGGCAAAGTTTTCAATGAAAAAAGTATCTTTTTCAATTTTGGATTCCCTAAAATGAATGAATATTGCTCTCACTGTAACTATAAATTCGAAAAAGAACCTGGTTACTTTTTTGGAGCTATGTATGTAAATTATGGTTTAACAGTGGCTCAAGGAATTGCTACCTATGTTATTGCTCAATTCTTCTTTAAAGAAACTTTCGATTTAAGAATTATTCCGATTATTGCCGTCGTAATTCTTGCAATGGCTTCTATAAATATTCGTCTTTCCAGATTATTGTGGATTTACATGTTTAAAAATTATTCGATGTAA
- a CDS encoding bleomycin resistance protein — translation MLTAINPKLPMRNKTITRNFYINQLGFQEWGNADFEGYLMVQKDSIEIHFFEFATINAVENYSGVYIRVQDIETVYKNFLNNGVAIHPNGPLEIKPWGQKEFSILDPDNNLLTFGQSL, via the coding sequence ATGCTAACCGCCATCAACCCAAAGTTACCCATGCGCAACAAAACGATTACACGGAATTTCTATATCAACCAATTGGGTTTTCAGGAATGGGGCAATGCAGACTTTGAAGGGTATTTGATGGTACAAAAAGACAGCATTGAAATTCATTTTTTTGAGTTTGCAACCATTAATGCTGTCGAAAATTACTCAGGAGTTTACATTCGGGTGCAGGATATCGAAACCGTTTATAAAAACTTTTTGAACAACGGCGTTGCCATTCATCCCAATGGTCCTCTGGAAATCAAACCTTGGGGACAAAAAGAATTTTCGATATTGGATCCGGATAATAATCTATTGACTTTCGGGCAAAGTTTGTAG
- a CDS encoding AraC family transcriptional regulator: MKKYPIYNIQRFNCTSVNSDLYINTFKNHLIDHSFVEEPHRHNSYVLVFFTKGSGTHEIDFDIFTIQPGSMFFLQPGQMHHWNLSDDVEGFVIFYSQEMYNLYFGQKTIADYPFYSSVDNKPEMVFNVSELKAILPYFESLIVEIQSNQLLKQDKIMNLLDIIHIEIARKYSETHLHEAHSYNVKIKNFEVLLEHNFKTEKAPFFYASQLTITLKHLNRICNEMLQKTTTEVITARIILEAKRMLMDKKFTVNEIATELGFDDYSYFTRLFKKNTGMTPTDFRISKK; this comes from the coding sequence ATGAAAAAATATCCTATTTATAACATTCAACGGTTTAACTGTACTTCAGTGAATAGTGATTTGTATATTAATACCTTTAAAAATCACTTAATTGATCATAGTTTTGTTGAGGAACCACATAGGCATAATTCGTATGTGTTGGTTTTTTTTACTAAAGGCTCGGGAACACATGAAATTGATTTCGATATATTTACGATTCAGCCGGGAAGTATGTTTTTTCTGCAACCCGGACAAATGCATCATTGGAATTTATCTGATGACGTGGAAGGATTTGTAATTTTCTACTCTCAGGAAATGTATAATCTTTATTTTGGGCAAAAAACAATCGCCGACTATCCATTTTATTCTTCGGTGGACAATAAGCCTGAAATGGTTTTCAATGTATCCGAATTGAAAGCGATTCTGCCTTATTTTGAAAGTCTGATTGTAGAAATACAATCGAATCAGCTTTTGAAGCAAGATAAAATAATGAATTTGTTGGATATTATTCACATTGAAATTGCTAGAAAATATAGTGAAACACATTTGCACGAAGCACATTCGTATAATGTGAAAATTAAAAATTTCGAAGTACTTTTAGAGCATAATTTTAAAACAGAAAAGGCGCCTTTTTTCTACGCTTCACAACTTACTATTACTTTGAAACACTTGAACAGGATTTGTAATGAAATGTTGCAAAAAACCACAACCGAAGTGATTACAGCTAGAATTATCCTTGAAGCGAAACGCATGCTGATGGATAAAAAGTTTACTGTCAATGAAATTGCAACGGAATTAGGCTTTGATGATTATTCGTATTTCACCCGATTGTTTAAAAAAAACACAGGAATGACTCCGACAGATTTTCGTATTTCTAAAAAGTAA
- a CDS encoding bestrophin family protein gives MKYVLGKIKTELTLVILFCIAFEVFHYYFKTVSVNIPIAIPTIIGTIISLLLAFKSNQAYDRWWEARIIWGAIVNDSRTLLRQIIVFYNDPDFSVEANDFKEKFAKRQAAWCYSLGQSLREKDPIKPIKELLNEEELRFVKRHKHVPNAILMLHAKDLKKALISHKINAYQQVEIDNTLTRLCDAMGKCERIKNTIFPTTYSMYIRFALCLFIILLPFGLINIIGWLQIPLVTTIAAAFFLIEKMAIHLQDPFENRPTDTPVSAISNTIEKNLTQMVNEYRDEFEEEFYPYQSSNQAIQPLKNAYFVL, from the coding sequence ATGAAATATGTGTTGGGAAAAATAAAAACAGAACTAACATTAGTGATTCTGTTTTGTATCGCCTTTGAGGTTTTTCATTATTACTTCAAAACAGTTTCGGTGAACATTCCTATCGCAATACCTACTATTATTGGTACAATTATCTCATTATTGTTAGCATTCAAATCCAATCAAGCCTATGACCGCTGGTGGGAAGCAAGAATAATATGGGGTGCTATCGTGAATGATTCCAGAACACTATTGCGTCAAATTATTGTTTTCTATAACGACCCTGATTTTTCTGTTGAGGCAAACGATTTTAAAGAAAAATTTGCAAAAAGACAAGCGGCTTGGTGCTATAGCTTAGGGCAATCACTTCGAGAAAAAGACCCTATTAAACCCATAAAAGAGTTGCTTAATGAAGAAGAATTACGATTCGTAAAAAGACACAAACATGTGCCAAACGCCATTTTAATGTTACACGCCAAAGATTTAAAAAAAGCGTTAATCAGCCATAAAATTAATGCATACCAACAAGTTGAAATTGACAATACATTAACACGATTGTGTGATGCTATGGGTAAATGTGAACGGATAAAAAACACCATTTTCCCAACAACGTATAGTATGTATATTCGATTTGCGTTGTGTTTATTTATAATCCTATTGCCTTTTGGATTGATCAATATCATTGGCTGGCTACAAATTCCATTAGTGACAACAATTGCTGCAGCTTTTTTCTTAATCGAAAAAATGGCAATTCATTTGCAAGATCCATTTGAAAACAGACCTACAGATACTCCTGTAAGTGCAATTTCAAATACAATTGAGAAGAACCTAACCCAAATGGTAAACGAATATAGAGATGAGTTTGAGGAAGAATTTTACCCTTATCAATCATCGAATCAAGCGATTCAACCGTTAAAGAATGCATATTTCGTTCTTTAG
- a CDS encoding DUF6370 family protein translates to MKKLLYLAILFSATLASAQDKEKKEEPKPQIVEASCGQCQFGMEGHGCELAVRIDGKSYFVDGSSIDSHGDAHASDGFCAAIRKAEVVGKVVDNRFKATSFKLLPKK, encoded by the coding sequence ATGAAAAAGTTACTATACTTAGCTATTTTATTCTCTGCGACACTTGCAAGCGCTCAGGATAAAGAGAAAAAAGAAGAACCAAAGCCTCAAATTGTCGAAGCCTCGTGCGGACAATGCCAGTTTGGAATGGAAGGACACGGTTGCGAATTAGCAGTTCGCATTGATGGAAAATCCTATTTTGTTGACGGATCTTCCATCGATTCTCACGGAGATGCACATGCTAGTGATGGTTTTTGCGCAGCTATTCGAAAAGCAGAAGTAGTTGGAAAAGTTGTCGATAATCGCTTCAAAGCCACTTCTTTTAAACTATTACCTAAAAAATAA
- a CDS encoding HAMP domain-containing sensor histidine kinase, translating into MKRLQDRAKIVASIHYQNDPVKTRYFKEFKANGLEELINENNYVLKVSGKNTFEYNTNLDLPADFYSKVMANGSNWIEDNNRYFYAQTFTESNQKYIVIITAIDRRGNVSSIYIIQILFFGGLAFILLAYFLGRFLARRVINPVARITDEVKIISASNLHNRLPETNSSDEIGDLTKTFNNMLDRLETSFEIQANFINNASHELKTPVTTIIAEAEIMLLKERNVSDYIVSLENIHSQASRLGDLTESLLKLTQSGYDGKKQLLDVVRIDELLMDVKSDIDKIYPNNRVTIKFMKFPSDPSLLEIPCNKSLLELSLNNIIANGVKYSDNETVFVTLSVNNSIIKISITDIGIGIPAEDIPHLYEPFFRGKKASKYNGYGLGLPLAMKIIRMHNGELQIQSEPDKGTIVNITFKTTNIKNSNVNS; encoded by the coding sequence TTGAAAAGATTACAAGATCGAGCTAAAATTGTGGCGTCTATTCATTATCAAAATGATCCTGTAAAAACTCGTTATTTCAAAGAATTTAAAGCTAATGGACTTGAAGAACTAATTAATGAGAATAATTATGTTTTAAAAGTCAGCGGAAAAAATACCTTTGAATACAACACCAATCTTGATTTACCAGCTGACTTTTATTCGAAAGTCATGGCGAATGGTTCGAATTGGATTGAGGATAATAACCGTTATTTTTATGCCCAGACTTTTACAGAATCCAATCAAAAATATATTGTAATCATTACTGCAATAGACCGCAGAGGAAATGTTAGCAGCATTTATATCATTCAAATTCTCTTTTTTGGCGGATTAGCTTTTATATTATTGGCCTACTTTCTAGGTAGATTTCTAGCACGAAGGGTTATCAATCCAGTAGCACGAATTACGGATGAAGTAAAAATTATAAGCGCATCAAATCTCCACAACCGACTTCCTGAAACCAATAGTTCAGATGAAATTGGCGATTTGACAAAGACTTTTAACAACATGTTGGACCGACTGGAAACTTCATTTGAAATACAAGCAAATTTTATCAATAATGCGTCACATGAACTAAAGACACCCGTAACAACCATAATTGCAGAAGCCGAAATCATGCTTTTGAAAGAAAGAAATGTTTCGGATTACATTGTATCTTTAGAGAATATTCACAGCCAGGCATCCCGACTCGGTGACCTTACCGAAAGCCTCTTGAAACTGACGCAAAGTGGTTATGATGGAAAAAAACAATTATTAGATGTTGTTCGAATTGATGAACTCCTTATGGATGTAAAATCTGATATTGATAAAATTTATCCCAATAACAGAGTCACAATAAAGTTCATGAAATTTCCAAGTGACCCGAGTTTATTGGAAATTCCCTGTAACAAATCCTTACTAGAACTTTCGTTGAACAATATCATTGCCAATGGTGTAAAATATTCGGATAACGAAACCGTCTTTGTGACTTTATCCGTCAACAATTCAATCATTAAAATTTCAATTACTGATATTGGCATTGGTATTCCTGCAGAAGATATTCCGCATCTTTACGAGCCCTTTTTTCGAGGAAAAAAAGCATCCAAATATAATGGTTACGGATTGGGACTTCCACTTGCCATGAAAATCATCCGAATGCATAATGGAGAACTTCAAATACAATCAGAGCCTGACAAAGGGACAATTGTAAACATTACTTTTAAAACTACCAACATTAAAAATTCTAATGTTAATTCTTAG